The Paenibacillus sp. RUD330 genome has a segment encoding these proteins:
- a CDS encoding ABC transporter permease subunit, whose amino-acid sequence MNVMKRLRQDWVLYAMLFLPLLYFFIFHLIPLYGMKLAFQDYRIIGDPVWVGWKHFKTLFSSPAFASVLQNTIIISLMKIVFVFPIPIVLSLFINEVRSSKYRKYVQSVLYLPHFLSWVVIAGIWISLLNPATGGVNQIASFFQLPSVDYMTSKEHIRWVLVFSEIWRSAGWDSIIYLAAIMKISPGLYEAAKIDGATRLQQMRFITMPHLYSTVVTVFILNLGFFMNAGFDQVFNFMNASVISVVDILDTYVYRIGIGNGQFAYATAASLFKGVIGIVLILGTHFISKRISGKGVW is encoded by the coding sequence ATGAACGTCATGAAGCGGCTGCGGCAGGACTGGGTTCTCTACGCCATGCTGTTCCTGCCCCTGCTCTACTTCTTCATCTTCCATCTCATCCCGCTCTACGGCATGAAGCTCGCCTTCCAGGATTACCGCATCATCGGCGACCCTGTCTGGGTCGGATGGAAGCATTTCAAGACGCTGTTCAGCTCGCCGGCATTCGCCAGCGTGCTCCAGAACACCATCATCATCAGCTTGATGAAGATCGTCTTCGTCTTTCCGATTCCGATCGTGCTGTCGCTCTTCATCAATGAAGTGCGCAGCTCCAAGTACCGCAAATACGTGCAGTCCGTGCTTTACCTGCCGCATTTCCTGTCCTGGGTCGTCATCGCGGGCATCTGGATCAGCCTTCTGAATCCGGCGACCGGCGGCGTCAACCAGATCGCGAGCTTCTTCCAGCTGCCGTCGGTCGATTATATGACGAGCAAGGAGCATATCCGCTGGGTGCTCGTCTTCTCGGAAATCTGGCGCAGCGCAGGATGGGATTCCATCATCTATCTGGCCGCCATCATGAAGATCAGCCCCGGGCTGTACGAAGCGGCCAAGATCGACGGCGCGACCCGGCTGCAGCAAATGCGCTTCATTACGATGCCCCATCTCTACAGCACTGTTGTAACCGTCTTCATTCTCAATCTGGGCTTTTTCATGAATGCCGGCTTCGATCAGGTGTTCAACTTCATGAATGCATCGGTCATCAGCGTCGTGGACATTCTGGACACGTATGTGTACCGGATCGGCATCGGCAACGGCCAGTTCGCCTATGCGACAGCGGCAAGCCTGTTCAAGGGCGTCATCGGCATCGTCCTCATCCTGGGCACGCATTTCATCTCGAAGCGCATCTCAGGCAAAGGCGTCTGGTAG
- a CDS encoding extracellular solute-binding protein, giving the protein MKKWNSIAIAATMAVVMTACSSNSGTPAANQGNAGSAQPEGGSQPITLKIVYKDEGTANAASVRFFGELEKALAKDEGLNVKFELVDLAQGSYAENLNLLLLGGTIPDIIYFQGGDQQMAEQGLLEDLTPYINKSKYVKDIMEPHNITRMTSYPYLLWIKPLAPKAPVVRADWFEAMDSSKALTENPSVDNYYAFFKELVEKKPGSGKPAYALTAAGDIAEINTIFNSAFGLDKTWIKKDDGTFEYAKISEGEKEKLAFYNKLYKEGLLDPQFITKQWDTKEDAFYKGEAGVITGTAGKILDLYNGRMQDLGGAGAKLVVLPPAKGIGQGFGATDVTKESRGLAISSQSKNKDAAFQVFDYLASPKGQMLDRLGYENEDYKIVDGKIELNENYYNNWYARFWEPVTIKSDIPLKTPLLGEPGEKSLKMASEYYTEDNNFIIPEQFVANWDAMNNLYKEYSTDFITGKKDLSQFGQFVDAWNAAGGTEITKYANKTIK; this is encoded by the coding sequence ATGAAAAAATGGAATTCAATCGCGATCGCCGCTACGATGGCCGTCGTCATGACCGCTTGCTCGTCCAACTCGGGCACTCCGGCCGCCAATCAGGGAAATGCCGGCTCCGCCCAGCCTGAAGGCGGCAGCCAGCCGATCACGCTCAAGATCGTCTACAAGGACGAAGGCACGGCGAACGCCGCTTCGGTCCGATTTTTCGGAGAGCTGGAGAAAGCGCTTGCCAAGGACGAAGGCCTGAACGTCAAGTTCGAGCTGGTCGATCTGGCGCAGGGCAGCTACGCCGAGAACCTGAACCTGCTGCTGCTCGGCGGCACGATTCCGGACATCATCTACTTCCAGGGCGGCGACCAGCAGATGGCCGAGCAAGGCCTTCTGGAGGACTTGACTCCTTATATCAACAAATCCAAGTACGTCAAAGACATCATGGAGCCTCACAACATCACCCGCATGACCAGCTATCCGTATCTGCTGTGGATCAAGCCGCTCGCTCCCAAGGCTCCGGTCGTCCGGGCGGATTGGTTCGAAGCGATGGACAGCTCCAAGGCATTGACGGAAAACCCGTCCGTGGACAACTACTACGCCTTCTTCAAGGAGCTGGTCGAGAAGAAGCCGGGCTCCGGCAAGCCGGCCTATGCGCTTACGGCTGCGGGAGACATCGCGGAGATCAATACGATCTTCAACTCGGCGTTCGGCCTCGACAAAACGTGGATCAAGAAGGATGACGGCACGTTCGAATACGCCAAGATCTCCGAAGGCGAGAAAGAAAAGCTGGCCTTCTACAACAAGCTGTACAAGGAAGGCCTGCTGGATCCGCAGTTCATCACGAAGCAATGGGATACGAAGGAGGATGCCTTCTACAAGGGCGAAGCCGGCGTCATCACCGGTACGGCAGGCAAAATCCTCGACCTGTACAACGGCCGCATGCAGGATCTCGGAGGAGCCGGCGCCAAGCTGGTCGTGCTGCCTCCGGCCAAGGGCATCGGCCAAGGCTTCGGAGCGACGGACGTCACGAAGGAATCCCGCGGCCTGGCGATCTCTTCCCAATCGAAGAACAAGGATGCCGCGTTCCAGGTGTTCGACTACCTCGCCAGCCCCAAAGGCCAGATGCTGGACCGTCTCGGCTATGAAAACGAGGACTACAAAATCGTCGACGGCAAGATCGAGCTGAACGAGAACTATTACAACAACTGGTATGCGCGCTTCTGGGAGCCGGTGACCATCAAGTCCGACATTCCGCTGAAGACGCCGCTGCTGGGCGAGCCGGGGGAAAAATCGCTGAAGATGGCTTCGGAGTACTACACCGAAGACAACAACTTCATCATTCCGGAGCAGTTCGTCGCCAACTGGGACGCGATGAACAATCTGTACAAGGAATACTCGACGGACTTCATTACCGGCAAGAAGGATCTGAGCCAGTTCGGCCAGTTCGTCGACGCCTGGAACGCAGCCGGAGGAACCGAAATCACCAAATACGCGAACAAAACCATCAAGTAA
- a CDS encoding FadR/GntR family transcriptional regulator: MTIKKIKYHRVYEDVIEQLKTLILEGNLAPGDFLPTERELAQSFGISRGTLREAFRILEREGLIEARPGGGRFLSKSLDVAEDRSRILDNIERATIIELLEARELFETGIVELAAKRATEEDIAEIEAAFEAWGQIDLDGDRSKPDQAFHLSIAKATHNVVLVNMIELQMDMLQRTLSKTAVIPGRKSEVYEEHLLILQAIKERDPVKARLALLNHLSHVKDNIQRNAVQA; encoded by the coding sequence ATGACGATTAAGAAAATCAAATATCATCGGGTCTACGAGGATGTCATCGAGCAGCTGAAAACCCTTATCCTCGAAGGCAATCTCGCTCCGGGAGACTTCCTGCCGACGGAGAGGGAACTCGCCCAGTCGTTCGGCATCAGCCGCGGCACGCTGCGGGAGGCGTTCCGCATCCTCGAGCGGGAAGGGCTGATCGAGGCCCGTCCCGGCGGCGGCCGCTTCCTGAGCAAGTCGCTCGACGTCGCCGAGGACCGCAGCCGGATCCTCGACAATATCGAGCGGGCGACGATCATCGAGCTGCTGGAAGCCCGCGAGCTGTTCGAGACCGGCATCGTGGAGCTCGCCGCCAAGCGGGCGACCGAGGAGGATATCGCGGAGATCGAAGCGGCCTTCGAGGCTTGGGGCCAGATCGATCTCGACGGGGACCGCTCCAAGCCGGACCAGGCATTCCATCTTTCGATCGCCAAGGCGACCCATAACGTCGTGCTCGTCAACATGATCGAGCTGCAGATGGATATGCTGCAGCGCACGCTGAGCAAGACGGCGGTCATTCCCGGCCGCAAGAGCGAGGTATACGAGGAGCATCTGCTCATCCTGCAGGCGATCAAGGAACGGGATCCCGTCAAGGCCAGGCTTGCGTTGCTCAACCATTTAAGCCATGTGAAGGACAACATCCAGCGAAACGCTGTTCAAGCCTAA
- the hrcA gene encoding heat-inducible transcriptional repressor HrcA: protein MLTERQQLILGAIINDYIRSAEPVGSRSISKRGDVGFSPATIRNEMADLEELGFLEQPHTSAGRIPSIQGYRYYVDHLMKHDSVTDSELKTMRSFFASRMIEMEQVVQHAAMIISNLTNYTSIVLGPDSVNQALKHFQLVPLGGDKAVAIVVTDTGHVENRTVTIPADLDMSDMEKAVRFLNERLSGVPLLRLKSRLFSEAGEEMGRYAEQIEGLLGILEQALRPEQDGRLFVSGTTNILTQPEFKDVDKVKTLFDLLDETPTMLKLFSSMPEGIQVRIGTENDHEAIASCSLITATYALDGHSLGTIGILGPTRMDYGKVISLLGVLSSNMHLMIGRGGPR from the coding sequence ATGTTGACCGAACGACAGCAGCTGATTCTTGGCGCCATCATCAATGACTATATCCGGTCTGCCGAGCCTGTAGGTTCCCGCAGCATCTCCAAGCGGGGAGACGTAGGGTTCAGCCCTGCGACCATCCGCAACGAGATGGCGGATCTGGAGGAGCTCGGCTTCCTGGAGCAGCCCCATACATCGGCCGGACGCATCCCTTCCATTCAGGGATACCGGTATTACGTCGACCATTTAATGAAGCATGACAGCGTCACGGACAGCGAGCTCAAGACCATGCGGTCGTTTTTTGCGAGCCGGATGATCGAGATGGAGCAAGTCGTCCAGCATGCCGCGATGATTATCTCGAACCTGACCAATTACACCTCGATCGTGCTCGGACCCGACTCGGTCAATCAGGCGCTCAAGCATTTCCAGCTTGTTCCCCTTGGCGGAGACAAGGCAGTCGCGATCGTCGTCACGGATACCGGCCATGTCGAGAACCGCACGGTGACGATTCCGGCCGATCTGGACATGAGCGACATGGAGAAGGCGGTCCGCTTCCTCAACGAGAGGCTGAGCGGAGTTCCGCTGCTGCGGCTCAAGTCACGGCTTTTCTCGGAAGCCGGGGAAGAAATGGGACGTTACGCCGAGCAGATCGAAGGCCTTCTGGGCATACTTGAACAGGCGCTGCGGCCGGAGCAGGACGGCAGGCTGTTCGTCTCCGGCACGACCAATATCCTTACGCAGCCGGAGTTCAAGGATGTCGACAAGGTCAAGACCCTGTTCGATCTGCTCGATGAGACGCCGACGATGCTGAAGCTGTTCTCGTCCATGCCGGAAGGCATCCAGGTGCGGATCGGCACCGAGAACGATCATGAGGCGATCGCGAGCTGCAGCCTGATTACGGCGACTTATGCTCTCGACGGACATTCGCTCGGCACGATCGGCATTCTCGGCCCTACCCGGATGGACTACGGCAAGGTGATCAGCCTTCTGGGAGTGCTCAGCAGCAACATGCATCTGATGATCGGGCGCGGAGGGCCGCGCTGA
- the dnaJ gene encoding molecular chaperone DnaJ: MADKRDYYEVLGVDKGASGEDIKKAYRKMARQYHPDVNKEADAESKFKEVKEAYDTLSDDQKRSVYDQYGHVDPNQFGGGGFSGQDFGGGGFGDIFDMFFGGGGGRRDPNAPQRGNDLQYTMTIEFKEAVFGKETEITIPRTENCDTCHGSGAKPGTKPETCSVCRGSGQQEVVQNTPFGRMVNRRACTNCGGSGKIIKDKCGTCHGAGKVKKQRKITVKIPAGVDEGAQIRLTGEGEGGTKGGPNGDLYIVLRVKPHEFFDRENDDIYCEIPLTFAQAALGDEIEIPTLTEKVKLKIPAGTQTGTYFRLKGKGVPKLRGYGNGDQHVKVTVVTPTALSDEQKDLLRQLGGLGGSSASGQDQEHHESIFDRMKKAFRGD; this comes from the coding sequence TTGGCGGACAAACGCGATTATTACGAGGTGCTTGGAGTCGATAAAGGCGCCTCGGGCGAAGACATCAAGAAGGCTTACCGCAAGATGGCCAGGCAGTACCATCCCGATGTGAACAAGGAAGCGGATGCGGAAAGCAAGTTCAAGGAAGTGAAGGAAGCCTACGATACGCTGAGCGACGACCAGAAGCGCTCGGTGTACGATCAGTACGGCCATGTCGACCCGAACCAGTTCGGGGGCGGCGGCTTCTCGGGGCAGGACTTCGGAGGCGGCGGCTTCGGCGACATCTTCGACATGTTCTTCGGAGGCGGAGGCGGCCGGCGCGATCCCAATGCGCCGCAGCGGGGCAACGATCTCCAGTACACGATGACGATCGAGTTCAAGGAAGCGGTATTCGGCAAGGAAACCGAAATCACCATTCCGCGGACCGAAAATTGCGATACATGCCACGGCTCCGGCGCCAAGCCGGGAACGAAGCCGGAAACCTGCTCCGTCTGCCGCGGCAGCGGCCAGCAGGAGGTCGTGCAGAACACGCCGTTCGGCCGCATGGTCAACCGCCGCGCCTGCACGAACTGCGGCGGCTCCGGCAAGATCATCAAGGACAAATGCGGCACCTGCCATGGCGCCGGCAAAGTCAAAAAGCAGCGCAAGATTACGGTCAAGATTCCGGCGGGCGTGGACGAAGGCGCTCAAATCCGCCTGACCGGCGAAGGCGAGGGCGGAACGAAGGGCGGCCCGAACGGGGACCTGTACATCGTGCTGCGCGTCAAGCCGCATGAATTCTTCGACCGCGAGAACGACGACATCTACTGCGAGATTCCGCTGACGTTCGCGCAGGCGGCGCTCGGCGACGAGATCGAGATTCCGACGCTGACCGAGAAGGTCAAGCTGAAGATTCCGGCCGGCACCCAGACGGGCACTTATTTCCGCCTCAAGGGCAAAGGCGTGCCGAAGCTGCGCGGCTACGGCAACGGCGACCAGCATGTCAAGGTGACGGTCGTCACGCCGACCGCTCTCAGCGACGAGCAGAAGGATCTGCTGCGCCAGCTCGGCGGCCTGGGAGGCTCTTCCGCCTCGGGCCAGGATCAGGAGCATCACGAGAGCATTTTCGACCGGATGAAAAAGGCTTTCAGGGGCGACTAG
- the dnaK gene encoding molecular chaperone DnaK has translation MSKVIGIDLGTTNSCVAVMEGGEAVVIPNPEGNRTTPSVVGFKKDGERIVGETAKRQAITNPDRTIMSIKRHMGTSHKETVDGKDFTPQEISAIILQKLKSDAEAYLGQAVTQAVITVPAYFNDSQRQATKDAGKIAGLEVLRIVNEPTAAALAYGLEKTEDQTILVYDLGGGTFDVSILELGDGFFEVKATSGDNHLGGDDFDQVIIDHIVSEFKKEHGTDLSKDKAAVQRLKDAAEKAKKELSGVLTTTISLPFITMVDGVPQHLEMNLTRAKFEEIAAPLVERTLGPTRQALSDSGLSASEISKVVLVGGSTRIPAVQEAIKKLIGKEPHKGVNPDEVVALGAAVQAGVLTGDVKDVVLLDVTPLSLGIETAGGVFTKMIDRNTTIPTSKSQVYSTYADNQTSVEIHVLQGERSMASGNKTLGRFMLGDIPPAPRGIPQIEVTFDIDANGIVNVSALDKGTGKSQKITITSSSGLSDEEVERMMKDAELNAEEDRKRKELVEAKNNADQLIYSVDKTVKDLGDKVDAGEIEKANKAKEALQAAIGGEDLEAIQKATEELTEIVQQLSVKLYEQAAQAEQGASGADAGGASAGGKDNVVDADYEVVDDKK, from the coding sequence ATGAGCAAAGTAATCGGCATCGACCTTGGAACAACGAACTCCTGCGTAGCGGTAATGGAAGGCGGCGAGGCCGTCGTCATTCCGAATCCGGAAGGCAACCGCACGACTCCATCGGTCGTCGGCTTCAAGAAGGACGGCGAGCGCATCGTCGGCGAAACGGCCAAGCGCCAAGCGATCACGAACCCGGACCGCACGATCATGTCGATCAAGCGCCATATGGGAACGAGCCACAAGGAAACGGTGGACGGCAAAGACTTCACGCCGCAAGAAATTTCGGCCATCATCCTGCAGAAGCTGAAATCCGATGCGGAAGCCTACCTGGGCCAAGCCGTGACGCAAGCGGTCATTACCGTACCGGCCTACTTCAACGATTCCCAGCGCCAGGCGACCAAGGACGCAGGCAAGATCGCCGGCCTCGAAGTGCTCCGCATCGTCAACGAGCCGACAGCGGCGGCGCTGGCTTACGGCCTCGAGAAAACGGAAGATCAAACGATCCTCGTTTATGACCTTGGCGGCGGCACGTTCGACGTCTCCATCCTCGAGCTCGGCGACGGTTTCTTCGAAGTCAAAGCGACAAGCGGCGACAACCACCTCGGCGGCGACGACTTCGACCAAGTCATCATCGACCACATCGTATCCGAGTTCAAGAAGGAGCATGGAACGGACCTGTCCAAGGACAAGGCTGCCGTCCAACGCCTGAAGGATGCGGCCGAAAAAGCGAAGAAAGAGCTGTCCGGCGTCCTGACGACGACGATCAGCCTGCCGTTCATCACGATGGTGGACGGCGTTCCCCAGCATTTGGAGATGAACCTGACCCGCGCCAAATTCGAGGAGATCGCAGCTCCGCTCGTCGAGCGCACGCTCGGACCTACGCGTCAAGCTCTGAGCGACTCCGGCCTGTCCGCGAGCGAGATCAGCAAGGTCGTCCTGGTCGGCGGCTCCACCCGCATTCCTGCCGTGCAGGAAGCGATCAAGAAGCTGATCGGCAAAGAGCCGCATAAAGGCGTCAACCCGGATGAAGTCGTCGCTCTCGGCGCTGCCGTGCAAGCGGGCGTCCTGACCGGCGACGTCAAGGATGTCGTGCTGCTCGACGTCACCCCGCTCTCCCTCGGCATCGAGACGGCCGGCGGCGTATTCACCAAAATGATCGACCGCAACACGACGATTCCTACGAGCAAATCCCAGGTGTACTCCACCTATGCGGACAACCAGACTAGCGTAGAGATCCACGTCCTTCAAGGAGAGCGCTCCATGGCTTCGGGCAACAAGACGCTTGGACGCTTCATGCTGGGAGACATTCCTCCGGCTCCGCGCGGAATTCCGCAGATCGAGGTCACCTTCGACATCGACGCCAACGGCATCGTGAACGTCAGCGCCTTGGATAAAGGCACGGGCAAGAGCCAGAAGATCACGATCACATCCTCGAGCGGCCTGAGCGACGAGGAAGTCGAGCGCATGATGAAGGACGCCGAGCTGAACGCCGAGGAAGACCGCAAGCGCAAAGAGCTCGTCGAAGCGAAAAACAATGCCGACCAGCTGATCTACTCCGTCGACAAGACGGTGAAGGATCTGGGCGACAAAGTCGATGCGGGCGAGATCGAGAAAGCGAACAAGGCGAAGGAAGCTCTCCAGGCGGCGATCGGCGGCGAGGATCTGGAAGCCATCCAGAAGGCGACCGAGGAGCTCACGGAAATCGTGCAGCAGCTATCGGTGAAGCTCTATGAGCAAGCGGCCCAAGCCGAGCAGGGCGCTTCTGGCGCAGACGCGGGCGGAGCTTCCGCCGGCGGCAAGGACAACGTCGTGGACGCCGACTACGAAGTCGTCGACGACAAGAAGTAA
- a CDS encoding DUF4387 domain-containing protein, which translates to MTKLGDMAKVLRSKNSGPFELTLDVLFDSREMYENVKNSGSVTREAVGKAYGISEEQIHHFVFFDQALGFKVTMSREISSGSAGDRDVYGAQQHAPLMQLEIHCPREV; encoded by the coding sequence ATGACCAAGCTCGGCGATATGGCCAAGGTGCTGCGGAGCAAAAACTCCGGCCCTTTTGAACTTACTCTGGATGTGCTCTTCGACTCCAGGGAAATGTATGAAAACGTCAAGAATTCCGGTTCCGTCACCAGAGAAGCCGTCGGCAAGGCTTATGGAATCTCGGAGGAGCAGATCCATCACTTCGTCTTTTTCGATCAGGCGCTCGGCTTCAAGGTGACGATGTCGCGGGAGATCTCCTCCGGCAGCGCCGGAGACCGGGATGTGTACGGGGCGCAGCAGCACGCCCCGCTCATGCAGCTGGAAATCCATTGTCCCCGGGAGGTGTAG
- a CDS encoding carbohydrate ABC transporter permease, whose amino-acid sequence MRRLEVSKLVIYLLLFAFTLMVLVPLLNLLALSFTEPGKAHLMGGLDIIPKGFSTLNYELLFANPLITGSILNSVWITVAGTALNLALTSMAAYVLARNEFVGKKFVLFFLIVIMVFEPGMIPEYLLIKDIGLMNTLTSLILYKAVNVYYLFILMRFFQDIPEEILEASRIDGAGHFRMYSRIMMPLSKPGLATLGLFYGVYHWNEYFRATLYISEPAKWPLQVVLRQFVVRKDNTSLIGSQNMFDSSIHFDFAALQAGTIIIAIVPLLVLYPFILKYYAKGALEGGVKD is encoded by the coding sequence GTGAGACGACTGGAAGTTTCGAAACTCGTCATTTATCTGCTGTTGTTCGCCTTCACGCTCATGGTGCTCGTGCCTCTGCTCAATCTGCTTGCCCTGTCCTTCACGGAGCCGGGCAAGGCGCATCTGATGGGCGGGCTGGACATCATTCCGAAGGGCTTCTCCACGCTCAACTATGAGCTTCTGTTCGCCAATCCGCTCATAACGGGCAGCATCCTCAATTCGGTCTGGATTACCGTCGCGGGTACGGCGCTCAACCTGGCGCTCACCTCGATGGCCGCCTACGTGCTCGCCCGCAATGAATTCGTGGGCAAGAAATTCGTCCTCTTCTTCCTGATCGTCATCATGGTGTTTGAGCCGGGCATGATTCCGGAATATCTGCTCATCAAGGACATCGGCCTGATGAATACGCTGACCTCGCTGATTCTGTACAAGGCGGTCAATGTGTATTACCTCTTCATCCTGATGCGGTTTTTCCAGGACATTCCGGAGGAGATTCTGGAGGCTTCCCGCATCGATGGAGCCGGCCACTTCCGGATGTACAGCCGGATCATGATGCCGCTCTCCAAGCCGGGGCTGGCCACGCTCGGACTGTTCTACGGAGTGTACCACTGGAACGAGTATTTCCGGGCCACGCTGTACATCTCGGAGCCGGCGAAGTGGCCGCTGCAGGTCGTGCTGAGGCAGTTCGTCGTCCGCAAGGACAACACGTCGCTCATCGGCAGCCAGAACATGTTCGACAGCTCCATCCACTTCGACTTCGCGGCGCTGCAGGCCGGAACGATCATCATCGCCATCGTGCCGCTGCTCGTGCTCTACCCGTTCATCCTGAAGTATTACGCCAAGGGCGCTCTGGAAGGGGGAGTCAAGGATTAA
- the grpE gene encoding nucleotide exchange factor GrpE yields the protein MESKKNTLDEQEQHHEGDIMDPDQQTAEQASAAAAGEPAPAEGAAEADAPAGDPRCDELAKQAEEHQQRYLRAQADFDNFRRRTQKEKEELAQYASSKLLTQLLPVVDNFERALAAAAGSGDSDSLAKGVDMIFRQLQGVLEQEGLKAMEAVGSPFNPEFHQAIMQVESDDHEEGIVVEEVQKGYILKDKVLRPAMVKVSG from the coding sequence TTGGAATCCAAGAAGAATACGCTAGATGAACAGGAACAGCATCACGAAGGGGATATCATGGACCCGGATCAGCAGACGGCGGAGCAGGCATCGGCTGCCGCAGCAGGCGAGCCGGCTCCGGCAGAGGGCGCGGCAGAAGCCGACGCCCCCGCAGGAGATCCGCGCTGCGACGAGCTGGCGAAGCAGGCGGAGGAGCACCAGCAGCGCTATCTGCGCGCGCAGGCGGACTTCGACAATTTCCGCCGCCGCACGCAGAAGGAGAAGGAAGAGCTTGCCCAGTACGCTTCCTCGAAGCTTCTGACCCAGCTTCTGCCGGTCGTCGACAACTTCGAGCGCGCCCTCGCGGCGGCAGCCGGCAGCGGCGATTCCGATTCGCTCGCCAAGGGTGTGGACATGATTTTCCGCCAGCTGCAGGGCGTCCTTGAACAGGAAGGCCTCAAGGCAATGGAAGCGGTCGGAAGCCCGTTCAACCCCGAGTTCCATCAGGCGATCATGCAGGTGGAGTCGGACGACCACGAGGAAGGCATCGTCGTGGAGGAAGTCCAGAAGGGCTATATCCTCAAGGACAAGGTGCTTCGCCCAGCGATGGTCAAGGTCAGCGGTTAA
- a CDS encoding acyclic terpene utilization AtuA family protein, with translation MSTDIRILSPCGMLGYGFPENSFMNGMSREPHGIVVDAGSTDGGPHKLGAGVSIVSKRAVKKDLGIMIPAGLSSGIPIIIGSAGGSGARTHVNWTLEIIDELLEEMKLQANITVIWADFSQEELLQAREEGRISSLSPNIPPLTEEAIAATNSIVAQMGHEPIVEALRGGADIIVCGRAYDPSPFAAIGIYHGKDPGLSYHLGKILECGALCAEPGTTKDSILGTISDGYFTVESLNPDRTCSETSVAAHTFYEKEHPYILHGPGFTLDLELCRFEESSPGVVRVSGSRYLPADTYRIKLEGARQTAYRTFVVAGIRDPILLGKLVAVQELVRSQAKDYYRDIPESDYEIRFYNYGMNGVLGRQEPEAFRGHEVGAMFEVVARTQELASSICATVRSTFLHYGYEGRKSTAGNLAFPFAPSDIEFGPVYEFSVYHLMESRPDVFTIEQR, from the coding sequence ATGAGCACAGACATTCGAATCTTATCGCCCTGCGGCATGCTGGGATACGGATTTCCGGAGAATTCCTTCATGAATGGAATGAGCCGGGAGCCGCATGGCATCGTCGTGGATGCCGGCTCGACCGATGGAGGCCCGCACAAGCTGGGCGCCGGCGTCTCCATCGTCAGCAAGAGGGCGGTGAAGAAGGACCTCGGCATCATGATTCCAGCCGGCCTGTCCAGCGGAATCCCGATCATCATCGGCTCGGCCGGGGGCTCCGGGGCGAGAACGCATGTGAACTGGACGCTGGAGATCATCGACGAGCTGCTGGAGGAAATGAAGCTGCAGGCCAACATTACCGTCATCTGGGCAGACTTCTCCCAAGAGGAGCTCCTGCAGGCAAGAGAGGAAGGGCGGATATCCTCCCTGAGTCCGAACATTCCGCCGCTTACGGAGGAGGCCATCGCGGCTACGAACAGCATCGTGGCCCAGATGGGACACGAGCCGATCGTCGAAGCGCTGCGGGGCGGAGCGGACATCATCGTCTGCGGCAGAGCCTACGATCCATCGCCGTTCGCGGCTATCGGCATCTACCATGGCAAGGATCCAGGCCTGTCCTATCATCTGGGCAAGATTTTGGAATGCGGCGCGCTGTGCGCCGAGCCGGGAACGACCAAGGACAGCATTCTCGGGACGATCAGCGACGGCTATTTCACCGTCGAATCGCTCAATCCGGACCGGACCTGCAGCGAGACGAGCGTTGCGGCCCATACGTTCTACGAGAAGGAGCATCCCTACATCCTGCATGGACCGGGCTTCACGCTGGACCTGGAGTTATGCCGCTTCGAGGAAAGCAGCCCGGGCGTCGTGCGCGTCAGCGGCAGCCGCTACCTTCCGGCCGATACGTATAGAATCAAGCTCGAAGGCGCGAGGCAGACCGCATATCGGACCTTCGTCGTGGCCGGCATCCGCGATCCGATTCTGCTGGGCAAGCTGGTGGCGGTCCAGGAGCTGGTCCGCAGCCAGGCGAAGGACTACTACCGGGACATTCCGGAGTCGGATTACGAGATCCGCTTCTACAACTACGGAATGAACGGCGTCCTGGGCAGACAGGAGCCGGAAGCGTTCCGGGGGCATGAGGTCGGCGCCATGTTCGAGGTCGTCGCCCGCACGCAGGAGCTGGCCAGCAGCATCTGCGCGACCGTCCGCTCGACCTTCCTGCATTACGGCTATGAGGGACGCAAGTCGACCGCCGGCAATCTGGCCTTCCCGTTCGCTCCCAGCGATATCGAGTTCGGGCCGGTGTATGAGTTTTCCGTGTACCATCTGATGGAATCGAGACCGGATGTCTTCACGATCGAGCAGCGATAA